The Paenibacillus beijingensis nucleotide sequence AGTTCAGCGAAATGCAGCACAACCCAGCTGCCTACAAATAGATACAGTGCGCAGCCCGTAAAGAGCCGGGGCACCGGTAGGGCGAGCAGCGCGAGCAGCACAGCGAAGATGACCGCGGCCAGTCCCATTGCGGCCGTCCCGAGCGCCGCAAACAGCAGTACGTCCAGCGCCGCGCCGAAGCCCGTCGGCATTCCGAGTGCGCACGCAGCACTGACGAAGGTCGCCGCCGCCCACAAGCCGGAGACCGACAATCTCCAGAACGGCGTATCGTAACGGGAAAAAAGCCGCGCCCGTCCGACCAAACGCATCCAAATATCGTTCATACGGAGCTTTTGCCGCGGCAGCGGCTGTTCCAGCTCAGGAATCATCCGTCCCTCCCTCGGAGAATATCGCCTTTACTTTCTCCCTGTTTGTCTTCGACGTAAAAATATAAACGAGGTCCCCGTCGTGCAGCCGGGTGCCGTCATGCAAAGGAACCGCTTCCTGTTTGCGGATCAGCGAAGTAACAAGCGTACCTTCCGGCAAATGAAGATCCTTCAGCCGTTTTTCCGCCGCACCGGTTTGACGGTCTACCTGCATTTCAATAATTTCCATATTCGCCTTTCCGACCGGCACCGCATCCAGCACCTGCACCTGCGATTCGTCCACCGGACCTTCCAGACCGAGCTTGCGCGCCACAAACGCCATCGTCGGCCCTTGTACGAGCGCGGAGATGAGGACGATGAAAAAGACGATATTAAAAAACAACCGGCTGAATTCCAGTCCCGAAAGCAGCGGATAAGTGGCAAGGACGATCGGAACCGCCCCTTTCAGCCCCGCCCACGAAAGAAACAACGTTTCCTTGAATGAGAATTTCATCCAGAACGTGCTGGCAAAAACGCCGATCGGCCGGGCGATAAATAACAAAATCGCAGCCAGCAGCAGGCCTTGCCAAGCGACGCCAAGCAAATCTTGCGGATAGGCGAGCAGCCCCATCATGACAAACATCAGAATTTGCATCATCCATGCAAAGCCTTCATTGAATCGCGATATCGTAAACCGGTACATCAAGTTCTGGTTGCCGATGTACAAGGCGGCAATATAAACCGACAGCAGTCCGCTTCCGTGAAGATAGGCGCTCAAACTGTACGAGAATATTCCGAATGCGATGACCGCCACCGGATACAGCCCGGACACGTCGAGATTGATTTTGTTGATGCAGCGGACGGCAACGATGCCGATGACGACGCCGACGACCAGGCCGATCCCTATCTCCAGCGTGAGGTTCAGCAGCAGGCCGGGCACGGACGTGTCCGGTTTTTCGATCAGTTCGATTAATGATACCGTTAAAAATACCGCCATCGGATCGTTCGTGCCCGATTCCGCTTCCAGCGTCGACGTCAGCCTGCGGCGGATATTCCGATTGCCGAGGACGGCAAATACGGCGGCAGCGTCGGTGGAGCCTACGATCGCTCCAAGCAGCATTCCTTCCAGCCAGCCGATATTCAGCATCAGCTTGGCAGCGGTCCCGACGACCGCCGTCGTCAGCACCACGCCGATCGTCGCCATCGACAAGGAAGGGGCGATCACTTTGCGGATATGCTTCCATTTGGTCTGCATCCCGCCGTTGAACAAAATGACGATCAGCGCCAGCGTTCCGAACGTTTGCGTCAGTCCGGTATCGCTGAAGAAGACGTAATTGCCCAGAACGAGCCCTGCCCCGATAAAAAACACCAAATAAGGAAGGCCGAATTTGGAGGCGAATTTGGTAGACAATACGGCGGCAAACAATAATAACGCAAACAGCAAAATCGTTTCATCTGTTGTGAACAATGGCCATCACCCCGGGGATTGATGTCTTCAATACTTTTAATTTCACCTTATTACCCCGGGATAACCGTTTCTGACCCTTCCAGCTGTCTTCAGTATAGCATAACGGATGCGGCCGGCAGCGATCGTCTATCATCACCGGCATTCATCCGCGGTTACGAAAATTGATCGTCCATCATCAGCATTCATCCGCGGTTACGAACGTCGATCGTCCATCATCAGCATTCATCCGCGATAACGAACGGTACGCGCCTTCCATTCATCCGCCAGCATGCCGTATACGGCATGATCGTGGTAACGGCCGCCGCTGTATTCCTCCTGTCTTAATACACCCTCCTGCGTAAAACCGAGACGTTCCGGAATCGCGCGGCTGCGCGCGTTGTCGACTCGGGCCCGTATTTCAACGCGGTTCAGTTCCAATGTAATCATCGCGTAATGGACCATCTCGGTGCAAGCAGCCGTCATAATGCCTCGGCCTTGGCGGTCCTCGCTGAGCCAGTACGCAATCGACGTTTTGCGGTGCCTCCAATCGATCTCTTGAAAACTGACGACCCCGATGACGTTCCCCTGTTCGAAAATTCCCGCCGAAAAACCGTCGTTCTCCGCAAACCGGTTCATATCGAACTCAATTAACGCCTTCATATCGTCAGCCGTCTCCGTATATTCCACCCACGGAAGCCACCGATATAAATAATCGCGGTTTCGGTCCACCGTATGAAACAGAGTGCGGGCATACCGCGCTTCGAGCAGACGCAGCTCGATGAGGTCGTTTAATTTGCAGGAAAACATGAACGAAGCTCCTTCTGTTTTCTATTTTTGCTCTATCATAGCACAGTTGCGAAGGCCTCCATCCTATCGAATCGGCGGAAAAATAGCGGTCTTGTTTTCTTTTTTCCAGCTTTTCGCTAAAATAGAACCGTATGAGAACCGTTGAATGGAGGAAGCGCGAATGGGATCTGATTTTATGACTCAGCTTGACCGCTATGCGGAATTGATCGTCAAGACCGGCGTAAAAATACAACAAGGCCAGACATTGGTCATCAACGCCACCTTGGATGGTGCGGAACTCGTCCGTCTGCTCGTTAAGAAAGGCTACGAAGCGGGGGCTTACATGGTGAAGGTCAACTGGTCCGACGATACGGTGTCCCGCCTCCGCTACGACCTGGCGCCGGATGAGTCTTTTTTGGAAGAGCCGAAATGGTATGCGGGTGAAATGCTGGAGCTCGTCGAGAAAGGGGCTGCGGTCGTCAGCATCGTTTCTTCCAATCCCGATCTGCTGAAAGACGTTCCTCAGGAGCGGATCGTCAACCATCAAAAAACGTACGGCAAAGCATTACATAAATACCGTCAATATGCGCAATCCGACAAGTTCAGCTGGTGCGTCGTCGCAGCTCCTTCCCGGGCTTGGGCGGCTAAAGTGTTCCCGGGGTCGACGGAAGAGGAGCAAATGTCCAGCCTCTGGAAAGCGATCTTCAAGTCCGTCCGCGTCGATCAGGACGATCCGATCGCAGCCTGGGATGAGCATATCCGAACTCTCAACGAGAAATCCGACTATCTGAACGCCCGCAAGTATAAAAAGCTGCATTATACCGCCCCCGGCACCGATTTGACGATCGAGCTTCCGGAAGGCCATCTGTGGGTCGCTGCCGACAGCATCAACGAGAAGGGCATTCCGTTCGTCGCCAATCTGCCGACGGAGGAAGTGTTCACCGCCCCGAAAGCCGACGGCGTGAACGGTTATGTGTCGAGCACGAAGCCGCTCAGCTACGGCGGCAACCTGATTGACGGCTTCACGATTACGTTTGAGAACGGCCGCATTACGGACGTGAAAGCCGAGAAAGGCGAAGAGACGCTGCGCAATCTCGTCGAGATGGACGAAGGCTCGCACTACTTGGGCGAAGTGGCGCTCGTGCCGCACCAGTCGCCGATTTCGCAGTCCAATATTTTGTTTTACAACACCTTGTTCGACGAAAATGCTTCCAACCACTTGGCGATCGGCAGCGCCTACGCCTTCAATCTGGAAGGCGGCAAATCGATGTCGCAGGAAGAGCTGAAGGAAAGAGGCCTCAACACCAGCATTACCCACGTCGACTTTATGATCGGCTCCGCCGACATGGACATTGACGGCATTACGGCTGACGGCGAGGCCGAGCCTCTTTTCCGCAAGGGCAACTGGGCAATATAGGGAAGAATGGTGAACGCAGCGCGGTGAACGAAATGCGGTGAACGATGTGCCGCTGCGCGCGCGGGTTTAATCTTCCGATCGCCACCGTCCCCGGATTCCTGGATTCCATGAACCCTTAACAGGGTTGGAATCCGGGGACAAAAGCGACCGCTGCCGCTTCTCCAGATTCAAACCCGCCCGCTCCGCTCGCTGTTAACCATTCTTCCGTGGGGAAGAAAAAAGATTAAGGATCGGATGATTTGGGCCGATCCTTATTTTTGTATGGGAACCGGTTGTATTCGCCGGTTGAGACGCTATAATTTTAATAATGAAAAAACAAAAAAATAATATAAATATTGCAGGTGATGATCATGAACATTAGCTTGGAGCGGATAGAAGACAAAATCGAATTTTTCGAAGCTTTCGATTTGCGGACGCTGGAGAAGAAAATCGAGGAGCAGATCGAAATCAACAAGGCGCTGCTGCTTGGCGTTCATGCCGTCCAGCATCAGGCGGTCTTTCATGCCGACAGAGGCAAAATGATGTACAGCGCCGTTGTTCATTTCAAGGCGAAGTAAAGAAGCGGTACAGCGAGCGGCATTAGCCCAGCGCCCTGAATAGCGTTACTTGACTCGGTCGGCTACTGTGGAGGACCGAGATCAGCCTCGGCAGTAGCAAGAACTGCCAGGGCCGCCTCCCGAAACAACAAAGAACAGCCTGACAGCTTCTGCCTTGTTCAGGCTGTTCTTTTTTCACGAACATATGGAACTGAGGAGCGAAAATGAATATTTCGAGTTTGCTGTACCGATCCAGAGACTCGCTTCGAAGTTCTTCATAGAAAACGATTTTTGCCAGAATAGCCAGCTCCATATCGCCAAACGCATGGAAAAGGGCATCATACTCATCCCCATACAAGCAGTCTGATTCAAGCATATCGAGGTAGTCATGCAAGGAATGAAAGCTAGATAAGATCAGCTTGACTTTGTCCTCCTTACTCTCGCATGCTTTGTCTCTTCAAAGCATTGTGTGACCTTTTGCACGCCTCTTTCATAAATTTGGCGAACATCGATCGTTTTGAGATCCATGATCGCCTTCTCCGGCACCTCCAAGCTGAGCAGATACGCGTCTGCCGCATACATAATAGAGGTCAGGATGCTTTCGGCCGTTTCCGTTGTGACCGAGGTACTTTCACCCCGGGTGTATTTCCTGATCCACCGTTGATGATAAGCTTCAATTCCATTCTTCTTATAACTAACTGCCCGTCGCCTTCACTCCCGCTTGCTCCAGCTTGCGGATCGCTTCGATATCCGTCTTCGGGTCGGTGATCAAATAGCCAAGCTCGTCCACTTCCGCAAACCTGAAGAAAGCGACGCCGCCGAACTTGGATGAATCGGCCAGCGCAATGGTTTCCTTGGCATTGCTTATCATCAGACGCCGGATATCCTTGGCCGAAGGATGGTCGAACAGCGGCTGCTCGGTCTGCATGGGCTTCCGCTTTGCGGGCAAGCCCCAAGTCTTTGTCCGCGGCCGCAACCAGCTCTGCATGCGGATGGCTGCTGTAATTCCCCGCATTAGAGGCAAAAAAAGAACCCGTCGCACGGACGGATTCTCGGTTTCTTGCGGTTTCTTGCGGTTGCTGGCTGTGTTTCGGTCAATTGGTATATTGAGCTCTTGAGAACTTCCATCGTTTATTTTCGGCCCTGTGTTGCCGTTCGTCACTCCTGCTTCAAATACCGCTTATCTTTAAGGAACAGCCGCCAAAACCAAATGAATACCGGCACCAGCACAAGCGTGCCGGCCGCATACCCGACCAGCAACGACCGGAACATTACCGCATTGGTAATTCCCTGCTCCACCGTCAGATGGGGATAAATGATATACGGCAGGTGAGCGGAGCCGTATCCAAAGCTGGCCAGACCGTACTGGATAATGACGCAGACGACGGCGGCGCGCGGCACGCCGGTTCGTCCTCCGCCCGCTTTCCACCAAAGTGCGCTGTATCCGATGGCAAAGGCAGCGGCGGACAGCATAAACCATGACGCCCGCTCCCGCATCCGCTCCACCAGCCAATGGGCTTCGGGGACCATCGAAACGGCTGCAAGTATGCCGGTCAGCAGCGTCAGCGGACCAATCGCAACGGCGATGTGGCGGTATACCCGGTATGTCGCCTCATCCTCCGCCTCGCGGGCGAAATCGGCGAGAAAG carries:
- a CDS encoding YrzA family protein, whose translation is MNISLERIEDKIEFFEAFDLRTLEKKIEEQIEINKALLLGVHAVQHQAVFHADRGKMMYSAVVHFKAK
- a CDS encoding GNAT family N-acetyltransferase; amino-acid sequence: MFSCKLNDLIELRLLEARYARTLFHTVDRNRDYLYRWLPWVEYTETADDMKALIEFDMNRFAENDGFSAGIFEQGNVIGVVSFQEIDWRHRKTSIAYWLSEDRQGRGIMTAACTEMVHYAMITLELNRVEIRARVDNARSRAIPERLGFTQEGVLRQEEYSGGRYHDHAVYGMLADEWKARTVRYRG
- a CDS encoding potassium/proton antiporter; translation: MFTTDETILLFALLLFAAVLSTKFASKFGLPYLVFFIGAGLVLGNYVFFSDTGLTQTFGTLALIVILFNGGMQTKWKHIRKVIAPSLSMATIGVVLTTAVVGTAAKLMLNIGWLEGMLLGAIVGSTDAAAVFAVLGNRNIRRRLTSTLEAESGTNDPMAVFLTVSLIELIEKPDTSVPGLLLNLTLEIGIGLVVGVVIGIVAVRCINKINLDVSGLYPVAVIAFGIFSYSLSAYLHGSGLLSVYIAALYIGNQNLMYRFTISRFNEGFAWMMQILMFVMMGLLAYPQDLLGVAWQGLLLAAILLFIARPIGVFASTFWMKFSFKETLFLSWAGLKGAVPIVLATYPLLSGLEFSRLFFNIVFFIVLISALVQGPTMAFVARKLGLEGPVDESQVQVLDAVPVGKANMEIIEMQVDRQTGAAEKRLKDLHLPEGTLVTSLIRKQEAVPLHDGTRLHDGDLVYIFTSKTNREKVKAIFSEGGTDDS
- a CDS encoding DUF6179 domain-containing protein gives rise to the protein MEAYHQRWIRKYTRGESTSVTTETAESILTSIMYAADAYLLSLEVPEKAIMDLKTIDVRQIYERGVQKVTQCFEETKHARVRRTKSS
- a CDS encoding aminopeptidase, with translation MGSDFMTQLDRYAELIVKTGVKIQQGQTLVINATLDGAELVRLLVKKGYEAGAYMVKVNWSDDTVSRLRYDLAPDESFLEEPKWYAGEMLELVEKGAAVVSIVSSNPDLLKDVPQERIVNHQKTYGKALHKYRQYAQSDKFSWCVVAAPSRAWAAKVFPGSTEEEQMSSLWKAIFKSVRVDQDDPIAAWDEHIRTLNEKSDYLNARKYKKLHYTAPGTDLTIELPEGHLWVAADSINEKGIPFVANLPTEEVFTAPKADGVNGYVSSTKPLSYGGNLIDGFTITFENGRITDVKAEKGEETLRNLVEMDEGSHYLGEVALVPHQSPISQSNILFYNTLFDENASNHLAIGSAYAFNLEGGKSMSQEELKERGLNTSITHVDFMIGSADMDIDGITADGEAEPLFRKGNWAI